One window from the genome of Gimesia aquarii encodes:
- the amrB gene encoding AmmeMemoRadiSam system protein B encodes MSAPRSSQNIELTPEHEQKLLQKATSIVVSTATNGRSEEISLGELEQTVVNGAFVSLKRQGQLRSCCGNFGQPTPLGQALQQAAERAAKDDPRFPPISATELSQLDVEVWLLSELEEVQEQGSDRIDAVTVGLHGLQIHAQGRSGLLLPGVPIDHGWEAEEFLSQTCIKAGLPPTSWKEQGTRLFRYQGVSCSAKLAEIASEPVETTTQQILGPREFAQYLQYVQSTIEALMKGQVPSYYCAAVSDANIQGVALLITRTDSEEELVLSKWTLKQSFPMQSTVFSLCQQLAQIVAQQNLRVGEFQVKLVLGTDPAMHGNIEKVDLSNFDSKNRSLLLIQGQKTGWFFERELEALLTVAQAQQAMGLIQPESAQVFSLAVQTAATRFQIVNQPRAELGPEVRPPGVAGAFYPADPGTVEAQLDDLFDEAESPERWAAAMVPHAGWMYSGKIAADVLKRIQLPSTIIVIGPKHTRAGVEWAVAPHQVWELPNGNLKSDADLAKKLVEKIPGLELDAAAHQKEHAIEVELPLIKRLAPDAHVVGIAIGSGNLKRCEQFAEGLADVIQELEEPPLLLISSDMNHFATDSENRRLDELALEKMVALDPDGLLKIVNEQHISMCGVLPAMIVMKTLQKMGNLNQIEQVGYATSGDITGDRSRVVGYAGLLIN; translated from the coding sequence ATGTCGGCTCCTAGATCGTCCCAGAATATTGAACTCACACCTGAGCACGAGCAGAAACTACTACAGAAAGCAACTTCCATTGTGGTGAGTACTGCCACGAACGGCAGGTCCGAAGAGATCTCCCTGGGTGAATTAGAACAGACAGTTGTCAACGGCGCCTTTGTGAGTTTAAAGCGACAAGGACAACTGCGTTCCTGTTGTGGAAATTTTGGACAACCAACGCCACTGGGACAGGCGTTGCAACAAGCGGCAGAACGCGCCGCCAAGGATGACCCCCGTTTTCCTCCGATTTCCGCGACTGAATTATCTCAACTTGATGTGGAAGTCTGGCTGTTATCCGAACTGGAAGAAGTGCAGGAACAAGGGTCAGACCGTATCGATGCGGTCACTGTTGGTCTGCATGGCTTGCAGATTCATGCGCAGGGACGCAGTGGTTTATTATTGCCTGGTGTTCCCATCGACCATGGATGGGAAGCTGAAGAATTTCTGAGTCAGACCTGTATTAAAGCAGGTCTCCCCCCTACCTCATGGAAAGAACAGGGAACCAGATTATTTCGGTATCAGGGAGTATCCTGCTCTGCAAAGTTAGCAGAAATTGCTTCAGAACCAGTCGAAACGACGACACAACAAATTCTAGGCCCTCGCGAATTTGCTCAATATCTTCAATACGTACAATCGACAATCGAAGCCTTGATGAAGGGCCAGGTCCCCTCCTACTACTGTGCCGCCGTTTCCGATGCGAATATTCAAGGAGTTGCACTGTTGATTACAAGAACAGATTCTGAAGAGGAACTCGTTTTATCGAAATGGACCCTAAAACAATCGTTTCCGATGCAATCAACGGTCTTCTCGCTCTGTCAACAGCTGGCCCAAATTGTGGCACAACAAAATCTGCGTGTGGGTGAATTTCAGGTCAAACTGGTTCTAGGCACAGATCCAGCAATGCATGGAAATATTGAAAAGGTGGATCTCTCGAATTTTGATTCAAAGAATCGTAGTCTGTTGCTGATACAAGGGCAGAAAACGGGCTGGTTCTTCGAACGCGAATTGGAAGCATTACTCACAGTAGCACAAGCACAGCAGGCGATGGGATTGATTCAACCAGAATCTGCTCAGGTCTTTAGCCTCGCGGTACAGACGGCTGCAACTCGTTTTCAAATCGTCAATCAGCCACGTGCAGAATTGGGTCCGGAGGTCAGGCCGCCCGGCGTCGCCGGTGCATTTTATCCAGCGGACCCTGGTACTGTCGAAGCGCAACTGGATGACTTGTTCGATGAAGCAGAATCGCCAGAACGTTGGGCGGCAGCAATGGTTCCGCACGCGGGTTGGATGTATTCCGGAAAAATCGCCGCCGATGTATTAAAACGAATTCAATTACCATCCACAATTATTGTAATTGGTCCGAAACATACCCGTGCAGGAGTCGAATGGGCGGTCGCCCCTCATCAGGTATGGGAATTGCCGAATGGAAATCTGAAATCAGACGCCGATCTGGCTAAAAAGCTGGTTGAAAAGATTCCCGGTCTGGAACTGGATGCAGCCGCTCATCAAAAAGAACACGCGATTGAGGTTGAATTACCGCTGATTAAACGACTGGCCCCCGACGCTCATGTTGTGGGAATCGCCATCGGTAGTGGTAACTTGAAACGCTGCGAACAATTTGCTGAGGGTTTAGCTGATGTCATTCAGGAATTAGAGGAACCACCTCTCTTATTGATTTCCAGCGATATGAACCACTTTGCAACGGATTCAGAAAACCGCAGATTAGATGAACTGGCCTTAGAGAAGATGGTCGCTCTCGATCCTGATGGACTACTCAAAATAGTGAATGAGCAACATATTTCTATGTGTGGAGTCCTGCCTGCGATGATCGTGATGAAAACATTGCAAAAAATGGGCAATTTAAACCAGATAGAGCAAGTTGGATATGCTACATCTGGCGATATTACAGGAGATCGATCCCGTGTCGTAGGTTATGCAGGCCTTTTGATAAACTAA
- a CDS encoding thioredoxin family protein gives MVKTASTMLPLGTEAPEFSLKNVDGQTVSLNDYQDSKGLLVIFMCNHCPFVVHLREALASFADEYMAKGLGVVGISSNDVSTHPDDSPEKMVEEAAAAGYHFAYLYDPTQEVAKAYKAACTPDFFLFDQEKKLVYRGQFDDSRPGNEKPISGADLRAACDAVLAGAPVTTDQKPSIGCNIKWQEGKEPEYFTGQPAV, from the coding sequence ATGGTAAAAACTGCTTCGACGATGTTGCCATTAGGAACTGAAGCCCCTGAGTTTTCATTGAAAAACGTTGATGGGCAAACTGTGTCCCTCAACGATTATCAGGATTCCAAAGGTTTACTGGTTATTTTTATGTGTAATCATTGCCCTTTTGTCGTTCATCTTCGAGAAGCATTGGCTTCATTTGCTGATGAATACATGGCGAAGGGGTTGGGAGTTGTGGGTATCAGCTCCAATGATGTTTCTACGCATCCAGATGATAGCCCGGAAAAAATGGTTGAAGAGGCCGCAGCAGCTGGCTACCACTTCGCCTATTTATATGATCCCACTCAAGAAGTCGCAAAAGCATACAAAGCTGCTTGTACTCCTGACTTCTTTCTGTTCGATCAGGAGAAAAAACTCGTCTATCGAGGACAGTTTGATGATAGCCGCCCTGGAAATGAGAAACCAATTAGCGGAGCAGATTTACGTGCGGCCTGCGATGCTGTTCTCGCTGGTGCCCCTGTTACTACGGACCAAAAACCCAGCATTGGCTGTAATATTAAATGGCAGGAAGGCAAAGAGCCAGAATATTTTACCGGTCAGCCTGCTGTCTGA
- the plsY gene encoding glycerol-3-phosphate 1-O-acyltransferase PlsY, translating to MFTDYFWIFIAFTSYLAGSIPFGLLVAKLVTDTDIRKVGSGNIGATNVARTLGAKWGILVLVLDALKGLLPVLFIPSLFVATDSSDFDHVRVLSGVATILGHMFPVWLGFRGGKGVATSLGVILVLGPWSTLIAVAAFILTFLISRIVALSSLIAATAFGIAQFVQLGSLAFSSEKWSLAAFSIAVPVLIIVRHWSNLGRIMRGEEKKFQFGKQKQAETNLSDHVPDQTE from the coding sequence ATGTTTACAGACTATTTTTGGATTTTTATTGCTTTCACCTCTTATCTGGCAGGTTCCATACCCTTCGGTCTGTTAGTAGCGAAATTAGTAACAGACACGGATATTCGCAAAGTGGGTAGCGGCAATATCGGTGCCACAAATGTGGCGCGGACTCTGGGAGCCAAATGGGGAATTTTGGTTCTCGTGTTGGATGCATTAAAGGGGTTATTGCCCGTTTTATTCATTCCATCACTCTTTGTGGCAACAGATTCCTCCGACTTTGACCACGTACGTGTCTTAAGCGGAGTCGCCACAATTCTCGGTCATATGTTTCCAGTCTGGCTCGGTTTTCGAGGTGGAAAAGGAGTGGCTACCAGTTTGGGGGTGATCTTGGTGTTGGGGCCCTGGTCTACGTTGATTGCTGTGGCCGCTTTTATTTTGACTTTTCTGATTTCGCGGATTGTCGCTCTGAGTTCACTGATTGCTGCGACCGCATTTGGAATTGCTCAATTCGTTCAACTGGGATCACTTGCGTTTTCATCAGAAAAATGGAGTCTCGCTGCATTCAGTATTGCCGTTCCGGTATTAATTATCGTACGTCACTGGAGCAATCTGGGGCGGATCATGCGGGGTGAAGAAAAGAAATTTCAATTTGGCAAACAAAAACAGGCAGAAACAAATCTGTCTGATCATGTACCAGATCAAACAGAATAA
- a CDS encoding alpha/beta hydrolase, which translates to MCFSPCRSIIHIASWGMMLILTANFALAAPKKLEEISKLLKEPKNKKNQKQVLDFFQKRYQKEKDLTKGTHRHLIERTSDGGGFAGWFLKADPNAEVIIYAENHRQWPMIALGDSGYFARVERFPNFSAAHYRYSVNGRRLPAGRYSRFGFESYEWKPESLRQPGVPQGKLIQMPPFKSTKHYPGTVRDWWVYVPAQYSKSNAPAKLMVFTDGRGYCHGDGNATIVLDNLIHAQKIPVSITVFINPGVIPASTKGKPDVRNRSNEYDTCTGQYATFLDEEMLPLIRKQYHISDKPEDHVICGASSGGSCAFTAAWHRTDLFQKVISFVGSFCDFRRIEDYPSREKNVIPLNQFGPWKTAHDYPGLIRKQDPPKPIKVFLQDGDNDLDNKLGNWFLNNERMAAALAYSGYDYWFVTGHGIHSSRHGKAVLPDALVWIWNSKQSK; encoded by the coding sequence ATGTGTTTCTCTCCTTGTCGCTCAATCATTCACATCGCATCGTGGGGCATGATGCTGATATTGACTGCCAATTTCGCCCTGGCGGCCCCCAAAAAACTCGAAGAGATTTCCAAGCTCCTGAAAGAACCGAAAAATAAAAAAAATCAGAAACAGGTTCTCGACTTCTTTCAGAAACGCTACCAAAAGGAAAAAGATCTCACTAAGGGGACCCATCGCCACTTAATCGAAAGAACTAGTGACGGCGGTGGATTTGCCGGTTGGTTTTTGAAAGCAGATCCGAATGCTGAAGTGATTATCTATGCGGAAAATCACCGCCAATGGCCCATGATTGCTTTAGGCGATTCAGGCTATTTTGCCCGTGTGGAACGATTTCCGAATTTTTCTGCTGCCCATTACCGATATAGCGTTAACGGCCGCCGCTTACCTGCAGGAAGGTACAGTCGATTTGGATTTGAAAGTTATGAATGGAAACCCGAAAGCCTTCGCCAGCCTGGAGTTCCACAAGGCAAACTTATTCAAATGCCTCCTTTTAAAAGCACCAAACATTATCCGGGAACAGTCAGGGACTGGTGGGTGTATGTGCCTGCTCAGTATTCAAAATCAAACGCCCCTGCCAAATTGATGGTCTTCACAGATGGTCGCGGGTATTGCCACGGCGATGGGAACGCGACAATCGTACTCGACAACCTGATTCATGCCCAAAAAATTCCAGTATCTATTACAGTCTTCATTAATCCCGGAGTGATTCCTGCCAGTACGAAAGGGAAACCGGATGTCAGAAACCGCAGCAATGAATACGACACCTGCACTGGTCAATATGCCACCTTTTTAGACGAGGAAATGCTCCCTCTGATTCGCAAACAATATCATATTTCAGACAAACCGGAAGACCATGTGATTTGTGGTGCCTCATCAGGAGGTAGCTGCGCGTTCACAGCTGCCTGGCACCGGACCGATTTATTTCAGAAGGTCATTTCCTTTGTAGGTAGTTTTTGTGATTTCCGCCGAATTGAAGATTATCCCTCCCGAGAAAAGAACGTCATTCCTCTCAATCAATTTGGACCATGGAAAACAGCCCACGATTATCCTGGCCTCATTCGCAAGCAAGATCCCCCCAAACCCATCAAAGTATTTTTGCAAGACGGAGATAATGATCTAGATAATAAACTGGGAAACTGGTTTCTGAATAACGAACGGATGGCCGCCGCGCTGGCGTATAGTGGATATGACTACTGGTTTGTAACCGGGCATGGTATCCACAGTAGTAGACATGGCAAAGCTGTACTTCCTGATGCGCTGGTCTGGATCTGGAATTCAAAACAGAGCAAGTAA
- a CDS encoding BON domain-containing protein, producing the protein MTVETYAQKAKKLSQKIENTIATRTGSQVQALKVDIFGEIVVLSGRTDSFYHKQLATHAALSEIDQYALTNNIRVES; encoded by the coding sequence ATGACTGTAGAGACCTATGCCCAAAAGGCAAAGAAACTTTCTCAAAAGATTGAAAACACAATTGCCACACGAACCGGAAGTCAGGTCCAGGCATTAAAAGTGGATATTTTTGGGGAAATCGTTGTACTTTCTGGACGCACAGACTCTTTTTACCATAAGCAATTGGCAACCCATGCTGCTTTAAGTGAAATTGACCAGTACGCACTTACGAATAACATTCGAGTCGAATCTTAA
- the coaD gene encoding pantetheine-phosphate adenylyltransferase encodes MLDPHHAVYVGSFDPPTLGHLDILERGARIYTKVTVGIGINPGKKPLFSPEERQQMLNELLAPLPNVEVKYFQGLAVNFVQECGGGVMLRGFRTLTDVEAEFTMSLANRTLAPEIETVFLMASEKYTHISSSLIKQIAQLGGDVAEEKLNDFVPKLVVSPLLEKFNSNT; translated from the coding sequence ATGCTCGATCCACATCATGCTGTGTATGTTGGCAGTTTTGATCCGCCCACATTGGGGCATCTCGATATTCTTGAGCGCGGTGCCCGGATTTACACAAAAGTCACTGTAGGCATTGGAATCAACCCAGGCAAGAAACCCTTATTCTCACCTGAAGAACGCCAGCAGATGCTGAACGAACTTCTTGCGCCTTTACCCAATGTTGAAGTCAAATATTTTCAGGGTTTGGCTGTCAACTTTGTACAAGAATGCGGCGGTGGGGTGATGCTCAGAGGGTTCCGGACTCTGACAGATGTGGAAGCGGAATTTACGATGTCGCTGGCGAACCGGACTTTAGCACCGGAAATTGAAACCGTCTTTTTGATGGCCAGTGAAAAATATACTCATATTTCCAGTTCTTTGATCAAACAGATCGCTCAACTGGGCGGGGATGTTGCTGAAGAAAAATTAAACGACTTCGTCCCCAAGCTGGTAGTCAGTCCGTTACTGGAAAAATTTAATTCAAACACTTAA